A single Fundidesulfovibrio terrae DNA region contains:
- a CDS encoding ABC transporter substrate-binding protein yields the protein MKRLAAALSAILVLAMCVSPAFAGKLDDIKKKGVLVAGVKDSQPPFGYVDEQSKQIVGFEIDLMNALATKLGVKLEIKPVTSSTRIPMLTQGDIDIVAATMTHSRERDKTIDYSITYFLSQQKLLVKKSSGLTSIKDFAGKKIGSAKGSTSEQNAKKAQPAATIVSFETYPEAFLALKQGKVDAVTTDDAILLGIKNKDDKPEDYDLVGEAISAEPYGLGMVENDSKFRDAVNFALMEMWTTGEYQKIYDKWFGKDTKFYIPLTWTMELWP from the coding sequence ATGAAGCGTCTCGCAGCGGCCTTGTCGGCCATCCTGGTCCTGGCTATGTGCGTCTCCCCCGCTTTCGCGGGCAAGCTCGACGACATCAAGAAGAAGGGCGTCCTGGTTGCCGGAGTGAAGGACTCCCAGCCTCCCTTCGGCTACGTGGACGAACAGTCCAAGCAGATCGTCGGCTTCGAGATCGACCTCATGAACGCCCTGGCCACCAAGCTCGGCGTGAAGCTTGAGATCAAGCCCGTGACCTCCTCCACCCGCATCCCCATGCTCACCCAGGGCGACATCGACATCGTTGCCGCCACCATGACCCACTCCCGGGAACGCGACAAGACCATCGACTACTCCATCACCTACTTCCTCAGCCAGCAGAAGCTCCTGGTGAAGAAGAGCTCCGGCCTCACCTCCATCAAGGATTTTGCCGGCAAGAAGATCGGCTCGGCCAAGGGCTCCACCTCCGAGCAGAACGCCAAGAAGGCCCAGCCCGCGGCCACCATCGTCTCCTTCGAAACCTACCCCGAGGCCTTCCTGGCCCTCAAGCAGGGCAAGGTCGACGCTGTGACCACCGACGACGCCATCCTGCTCGGCATCAAGAACAAGGACGACAAGCCCGAGGACTACGACCTGGTGGGCGAAGCCATCTCCGCCGAGCCCTACGGCCTGGGCATGGTGGAGAACGACTCCAAGTTCCGCGACGCGGTCAACTTCGCCCTGATGGAAATGTGGACCACCGGCGAATACCAGAAGATCTACGACAAGTGGTTCGGCAAGGACACCAAGTTCTACATCCCCCTGACCTGGACCATGGAGCTTTGGCCGTAG
- a CDS encoding HAD family hydrolase → MRLDFTTLFVDVGGVLLTNGWDREARKRAARHFGLDHEAMDERHHLTFDTYEVGKLSLDGYLERVVFHRDRPFTPSEFRAFMFAQSKAFPEMIALVKRIRDRHRLKVVVVSNEGRELNEHRVRAFGLGSFVDCFVSSSYVHFRKPDEDIYRIALDIAQAAPFQVAYIDDRPLFVEVAASLGIAGIVHKDVETTRLALKDMGLDDQ, encoded by the coding sequence ATGAGACTTGATTTCACCACACTGTTCGTGGACGTGGGGGGGGTGCTCCTGACCAACGGATGGGACCGCGAGGCCAGGAAGCGGGCCGCGCGGCACTTCGGCCTGGATCACGAGGCGATGGACGAGCGCCACCACCTGACCTTCGACACCTACGAGGTCGGAAAGCTGAGCCTGGACGGCTACCTGGAGCGGGTGGTGTTCCACCGGGACCGGCCGTTCACGCCGAGTGAGTTCCGGGCCTTCATGTTCGCCCAGTCCAAGGCATTCCCGGAGATGATCGCCCTGGTGAAACGCATCAGGGATCGCCACCGCCTCAAGGTGGTGGTGGTCAGCAACGAGGGGCGGGAGCTGAACGAGCACCGCGTGCGCGCCTTCGGCCTGGGCTCCTTCGTGGACTGCTTCGTGTCGTCGAGCTACGTGCACTTCCGCAAGCCCGACGAGGACATCTACCGCATCGCCCTGGACATCGCCCAGGCCGCACCGTTCCAGGTGGCCTACATCGACGACAGGCCCTTGTTCGTGGAAGTGGCCGCGAGCCTGGGCATCGCGGGCATCGTCCACAAGGACGTGGAGACCACGCGGCTGGCCTTGAAGGACATGGGGCTTGACGACCAATGA
- a CDS encoding ABC transporter ATP-binding protein: MSASGTSQAAGGRAGNGEAPLIEIRNLCKSYRRGGQEIPVLADVSFDIARGEFLALMGPSGSGKSTLLNCLAGIDRVDSGSITVAGQDITLLGETELADWRSRSVGFIFQFYNLIPVLTALENVELPLLLTSLPGRARREHAERALSAVGLSERMDHYPAQLSGGQQQRVAIARAIVTDPDILVADEPTGDLDRVSAEEILGLLDRLNTELEKTIIMVTHDPRAARKAHVLRQLDKGELSRVAGQAGL; the protein is encoded by the coding sequence ATGAGCGCGTCCGGAACCTCCCAGGCCGCAGGGGGCCGGGCCGGAAACGGCGAGGCCCCGCTCATCGAGATACGAAACCTCTGCAAGTCCTACCGTCGCGGCGGGCAGGAGATCCCCGTGCTGGCGGACGTCTCCTTCGACATCGCCCGGGGTGAGTTCCTGGCCCTCATGGGGCCGTCGGGATCGGGCAAGTCCACGCTCCTCAACTGCCTGGCGGGCATCGACCGGGTGGATTCGGGCAGCATCACGGTCGCCGGGCAGGACATCACCCTTCTGGGTGAAACGGAACTGGCCGATTGGCGCAGCCGCAGCGTGGGCTTCATCTTCCAGTTCTACAACCTGATCCCCGTGCTCACCGCCCTGGAGAACGTGGAGCTGCCCCTGCTGCTCACGAGCCTGCCCGGCCGGGCCCGGCGCGAGCACGCCGAAAGGGCGCTTTCCGCCGTGGGCCTGTCCGAGCGCATGGACCACTACCCGGCCCAGCTCTCAGGCGGGCAGCAGCAGCGCGTGGCCATCGCCCGGGCCATCGTCACCGACCCGGACATCCTGGTGGCCGACGAGCCCACCGGCGACCTGGACCGGGTGAGCGCCGAGGAAATCCTGGGCCTTCTGGACCGGCTGAACACCGAGCTCGAAAAGACCATCATCATGGTCACGCACGATCCTCGCGCCGCCAGAAAGGCCCACGTGCTGCGCCAACTGGACAAGGGGGAGCTCTCCCGTGTTGCTGGTCAGGCTGGCCTTTAG
- a CDS encoding RpiB/LacA/LacB family sugar-phosphate isomerase, whose protein sequence is MRIGIAADHGGYEMKERLKKALAQDGHTVEDFGAHALDSGDDYPDFVIPMAAAVASRKVERGIALCTSGVGASIAANKIPGVRAALIHETFSASQGVEDDDMNVLCLGSKVLDYGQALELARLFLAARFSGAGRHRRRLDKVAGMECDCKSGLP, encoded by the coding sequence ATGCGCATCGGAATCGCCGCAGACCACGGCGGCTACGAAATGAAGGAGCGCCTGAAAAAGGCGCTCGCGCAGGACGGCCACACCGTGGAGGACTTCGGGGCCCACGCCCTGGATTCCGGCGACGACTACCCCGACTTCGTCATCCCCATGGCCGCCGCCGTGGCCTCGCGGAAGGTCGAGCGGGGCATCGCCCTGTGCACCAGCGGCGTGGGGGCCTCCATCGCGGCCAACAAGATTCCCGGGGTGCGGGCGGCCCTGATCCACGAGACGTTCTCCGCCAGCCAGGGCGTGGAGGACGACGACATGAACGTGCTCTGCCTGGGCAGCAAGGTGCTCGACTACGGGCAGGCCCTGGAGCTGGCCCGGCTGTTCCTGGCCGCACGGTTCAGCGGGGCCGGGCGCCACCGCCGCCGCCTGGACAAGGTGGCGGGCATGGAGTGCGACTGCAAGTCGGGCCTGCCGTGA
- a CDS encoding amino acid ABC transporter permease has protein sequence MHWDVVWNNLDYFLWGAFPKGPIGGLALSILMALGGIFGAFWLGLLVGVMRLSKKAWLRIPALAYIEVIRGTPLLMVIFWFYFLAPVLLGKSLPGDQSAMIALIVFTSAYVAEIVRAGVLSLPKGQMEAARGSGLSHTQTMIHVILPQALFNMIPSFVNQFVSLTKDTSLGFIIGVGELMKMATQVNNRTMNAPAEIFITIAVLYFVVCFVLTEASRRLEAKINRYQARGR, from the coding sequence ATGCACTGGGACGTCGTCTGGAACAACCTGGACTATTTTCTGTGGGGAGCCTTCCCCAAGGGCCCCATCGGCGGGCTTGCCCTGTCCATCCTCATGGCCTTGGGGGGCATCTTCGGGGCCTTCTGGCTGGGACTTCTCGTCGGGGTGATGCGTCTGTCCAAGAAGGCTTGGCTGCGGATTCCGGCCCTGGCCTACATCGAGGTGATCCGCGGCACGCCGCTGCTCATGGTCATCTTCTGGTTCTACTTCCTGGCCCCGGTGCTCCTGGGCAAGAGCCTGCCCGGCGACCAGTCGGCCATGATAGCGCTTATCGTGTTCACCAGCGCCTACGTGGCCGAGATCGTGCGCGCGGGCGTACTCTCGCTGCCCAAGGGCCAGATGGAGGCCGCGCGCGGTTCCGGGCTCTCGCACACCCAGACCATGATCCACGTCATCCTGCCCCAGGCGCTCTTCAACATGATCCCCTCCTTCGTGAACCAGTTCGTCTCGCTCACCAAGGACACCTCCCTGGGGTTTATCATCGGCGTGGGCGAACTGATGAAGATGGCCACCCAGGTGAACAACCGCACCATGAACGCCCCGGCCGAGATCTTCATCACCATCGCCGTGCTCTATTTCGTGGTTTGTTTCGTGCTGACCGAAGCCTCGCGCAGGCTCGAAGCGAAGAT
- a CDS encoding ABC transporter permease has protein sequence MAIPLSYSWRNLLTRRATTALTAGGMALVVFVFTATLMLAEGLRQTLVATGSPDNAVILRKSSETEVQSSVDRSSANVAATMPQVAVDVEGRLMAAKELIVLISLTKKSGTASNVAIRGTNYASLELRPQVVLKQGRLPEPGSTEIMVGQSVVSKFAGVGLGQSLRFAQRDWTVVGVFDAGNTGFASEIWGDAEQLMQAFRRQSYSVVVVKLSDASDFEAYRSVIEADPRLQAEVKRERKYYEDQSKALSRFLKVLGISLTAIFSIGAMLGAMITMYSAVANRVGEIGTLRALGFKRREIMLAFLAESLLLGTLGGAAGTFFAAFLSFMTFSTTNFQTFAELAFRFTLTGEIASWSMGFALFMGVVGGFLPALRASRLNIVEALRSG, from the coding sequence GTGGCCATCCCCTTGAGCTATTCCTGGCGCAACCTGCTGACCCGGCGGGCCACCACGGCGCTCACGGCCGGGGGCATGGCCCTGGTGGTGTTCGTGTTCACGGCAACGCTCATGCTGGCCGAGGGGCTGCGCCAGACCCTGGTGGCCACGGGCAGCCCGGACAACGCCGTCATCCTGCGCAAGAGTTCCGAGACCGAGGTTCAGTCCTCGGTGGACCGCAGCTCCGCCAACGTGGCCGCCACCATGCCCCAGGTGGCGGTGGACGTGGAAGGGCGGCTCATGGCCGCCAAGGAGCTGATCGTGCTCATCTCGCTCACCAAGAAGAGCGGCACGGCCTCCAACGTGGCCATCCGGGGGACCAACTACGCCTCCCTGGAGCTTCGGCCCCAGGTGGTCCTCAAGCAGGGGCGGCTGCCCGAGCCGGGGTCCACCGAGATCATGGTGGGGCAGAGCGTGGTGTCCAAATTCGCGGGCGTGGGGCTGGGCCAGAGCCTGCGCTTCGCCCAGCGCGACTGGACCGTGGTGGGCGTGTTCGACGCGGGCAACACAGGCTTCGCCTCCGAAATCTGGGGCGACGCCGAGCAGCTCATGCAGGCGTTTCGCCGCCAGAGCTATTCCGTGGTGGTGGTCAAGCTTTCGGACGCCTCGGATTTCGAGGCCTACCGCTCCGTCATCGAGGCCGACCCGCGCCTGCAGGCCGAGGTCAAGCGCGAGCGCAAGTACTACGAGGACCAGTCCAAGGCGTTGTCGCGCTTCCTCAAGGTGCTGGGCATCTCGCTTACGGCCATCTTCTCCATCGGGGCCATGCTGGGGGCCATGATCACCATGTATTCGGCCGTGGCCAACCGGGTGGGCGAGATCGGCACGCTCCGGGCCCTGGGGTTCAAGCGCCGGGAGATAATGCTGGCCTTCCTGGCAGAGTCGCTGCTGCTGGGGACGCTGGGCGGGGCGGCAGGCACGTTCTTCGCGGCTTTCTTAAGCTTCATGACCTTTTCCACCACCAACTTTCAGACCTTCGCCGAGCTGGCCTTCCGCTTCACCCTGACGGGTGAGATCGCCTCCTGGTCCATGGGGTTCGCGCTGTTCATGGGCGTGGTTGGCGGGTTCCTGCCGGCGCTTCGGGCCTCGCGTCTGAACATTGTGGAGGCCCTCAGGTCGGGGTAG
- a CDS encoding efflux RND transporter periplasmic adaptor subunit produces the protein MNQDLGKLRIDRQASASAQGRRRVGKWIWAAGAALALAAVAALMPHTREVETVQAVMVYPTRAFTQVNATGYVVADRKAAVAAKVTSTLVWLGVEEGSRVKAGQLLARLENLDVAAALDKARADLAAAEFNVDVAKAELADARLNHDRLEQLVKKDLVARSDYDAAVARLHKAEGAHGNAVRQVASARAQVEAAKAQAGYTEIRAPFDAVVLTKSADVGDIVTPIGASTTSKASVVTIADMNSLQVEADVSESNVAKIRQGQPVEIMLDAFGEERFPGYVHMIVPTADKTKATVLVKVRFDALDPRVLPQMSAKVAFLERAPTPDERAPRLAVPVKAVIDAGGGKAVFRSEGGVAALTPVKVGNTLGDMLEIVEGLLAGDRVVLSPPAALKDGDKIAAAGK, from the coding sequence ATGAACCAGGATCTCGGAAAACTTCGCATTGACCGTCAGGCATCGGCCTCCGCGCAGGGCCGCCGGCGGGTCGGCAAATGGATCTGGGCCGCTGGCGCCGCGCTGGCCCTGGCGGCCGTTGCGGCGCTCATGCCGCACACCCGGGAAGTGGAGACCGTCCAGGCGGTCATGGTCTACCCCACCCGGGCCTTCACCCAGGTCAACGCCACGGGGTACGTGGTGGCCGACCGCAAGGCCGCCGTGGCCGCCAAGGTCACCAGCACCCTGGTGTGGCTGGGCGTGGAGGAGGGCAGCCGGGTGAAGGCCGGCCAGCTCCTGGCGAGGCTTGAGAACCTGGACGTGGCCGCCGCCCTGGACAAGGCCCGGGCGGACCTGGCCGCAGCCGAATTCAACGTGGACGTGGCCAAGGCCGAGCTCGCGGACGCGCGCCTGAACCACGACAGGCTCGAGCAGCTGGTGAAGAAGGACCTGGTGGCCCGCTCCGACTACGACGCGGCCGTGGCCCGCCTGCACAAGGCCGAGGGCGCCCACGGCAACGCCGTGCGGCAGGTGGCCTCGGCCAGGGCGCAGGTGGAGGCGGCCAAGGCCCAGGCCGGGTACACCGAGATACGAGCCCCCTTCGACGCCGTGGTGCTCACCAAAAGCGCCGACGTGGGCGACATCGTCACCCCCATCGGCGCCTCCACCACGTCCAAGGCCTCGGTGGTGACCATCGCGGACATGAACTCCCTGCAGGTGGAGGCGGACGTGTCCGAGTCCAACGTGGCCAAGATCCGCCAGGGCCAGCCCGTGGAGATCATGCTGGACGCCTTCGGCGAGGAGCGCTTCCCGGGCTATGTGCACATGATCGTGCCCACCGCCGACAAGACCAAGGCCACGGTGCTGGTCAAGGTGCGCTTTGACGCCCTGGACCCCCGGGTGCTTCCCCAGATGAGCGCCAAGGTGGCCTTCCTGGAACGCGCCCCCACCCCGGACGAGCGGGCTCCCCGGCTGGCTGTTCCCGTCAAGGCCGTGATCGACGCGGGCGGAGGCAAGGCGGTGTTCCGGTCCGAGGGCGGCGTGGCCGCTCTCACCCCGGTGAAGGTCGGGAACACCCTTGGAGATATGTTGGAGATTGTTGAAGGCCTTTTGGCCGGGGACCGGGTGGTGCTCTCCCCGCCCGCCGCGCTCAAGGACGGCGACAAGATCGCGGCGGCCGGAAAATGA
- a CDS encoding tetratricopeptide repeat protein, producing the protein MSPEKAVPSPQILRGVFATETVTTVGFGATKRRVKQTVHIFAEETGEGTVTCRALSETYIPHGEPRTITKDELLHKFIPAPHIYLDKVLPALARIEKATDEADRLRGEGQLFTAEFEYKNVLRQDEDHIRASFGLGLTYLDRGETDSARIVFHKLSRLSGTFAPEYKHLFNEFGIKLRKNRMHTQALGHYAKALRLSPDDEHLLYNLARVLFEKGRLRSAKRFLEKALVARPDFPVARKFQEYMSSKMVEMIEDFEGPAVGTPPPASPKEGGQ; encoded by the coding sequence ATGTCCCCGGAAAAAGCTGTACCCTCCCCCCAAATCCTGCGCGGGGTTTTCGCCACCGAAACCGTCACCACAGTGGGCTTCGGGGCCACCAAACGCCGGGTCAAACAGACAGTCCACATCTTCGCCGAGGAGACCGGGGAAGGCACGGTCACCTGCCGCGCCTTGAGCGAAACCTACATCCCCCACGGCGAACCCAGAACCATCACCAAGGACGAACTGCTCCACAAGTTCATCCCTGCACCGCACATCTACCTGGACAAGGTCCTGCCCGCCCTGGCCCGCATCGAGAAGGCCACCGACGAGGCGGACCGCCTGCGCGGCGAAGGACAGCTCTTCACGGCCGAATTCGAATACAAGAACGTCCTGCGCCAGGACGAGGACCACATCCGGGCCTCGTTCGGCCTGGGCCTGACCTACCTGGACCGGGGCGAGACCGACAGCGCCCGCATCGTCTTCCACAAGCTCTCGCGCCTCAGCGGGACTTTCGCGCCCGAGTACAAGCACCTCTTCAACGAGTTCGGCATCAAGCTGCGCAAGAACCGCATGCACACCCAGGCCCTGGGCCATTACGCCAAGGCCCTGCGCCTGAGCCCCGACGACGAGCACCTGCTCTACAACCTTGCCCGGGTGCTCTTCGAAAAGGGGCGGCTCAGGTCCGCCAAGCGGTTCCTCGAAAAGGCCCTGGTCGCGCGTCCGGACTTCCCGGTTGCCCGCAAGTTCCAGGAATACATGAGCTCCAAGATGGTCGAAATGATCGAAGACTTCGAAGGCCCCGCCGTCGGGACACCGCCACCCGCGAGCCCGAAGGAAGGCGGCCAGTGA
- a CDS encoding ABC transporter permease, which yields MLLVRLAFRNAFRHRLRSLLTILGVMVAILAFGLLRTVIDAWYSGVASSSANRLVTRNAVSLTFSLPLAYKEKIRAVPGVTKVCAGNWFGGIYIDEKNFFANLAYEPQTLLELYPEFVIDDADQKAAFLRDRKGCLVGAKLAKRFGWKVGDNITLRGTIFPGDWEMTVRAIYRGARSTTDETQLFFHWAYLDETMRANYPARAGQVGFYLVGIADPDKAAEISKAVDAQFANSLAETLTETEKAFQMSFVSMSEAIILAIRLVSFVVVLIILAVAANTMAMSARERTGEYAVLKTLGFRAPTVALLIAGESLVLSLTGAGLGLALIIPCAKAFGTFMTDFFPVFAVSDQTILYGLLAGVAVGVLSGVYPAWYAARVRIAVALRKVG from the coding sequence GTGTTGCTGGTCAGGCTGGCCTTTAGGAACGCCTTCCGCCACAGGCTCAGGTCGCTTCTGACCATCCTGGGCGTGATGGTGGCCATCCTGGCCTTCGGACTACTCCGCACGGTGATCGACGCCTGGTATTCCGGCGTGGCCTCGAGCTCAGCCAACCGGCTGGTCACGCGAAACGCCGTGTCCCTCACCTTCTCCCTGCCCCTGGCCTACAAGGAGAAGATCAGGGCCGTGCCCGGCGTCACCAAGGTCTGCGCGGGCAACTGGTTCGGCGGCATCTACATCGACGAGAAGAACTTCTTCGCCAACCTGGCCTACGAACCCCAGACGCTGCTGGAGCTCTATCCCGAATTCGTCATAGACGACGCCGACCAGAAGGCGGCCTTCCTGCGCGACCGCAAGGGCTGCCTGGTCGGGGCCAAGCTGGCCAAGCGCTTCGGGTGGAAGGTGGGCGACAACATCACCCTGCGCGGCACCATCTTCCCAGGCGACTGGGAGATGACCGTGCGGGCCATCTACCGGGGGGCGCGCTCCACCACCGACGAGACGCAGCTCTTCTTCCACTGGGCCTACCTGGACGAGACCATGCGGGCCAACTACCCCGCCCGGGCCGGACAGGTGGGCTTCTACCTGGTGGGCATCGCGGACCCGGACAAGGCCGCCGAAATTTCCAAGGCCGTGGACGCCCAGTTCGCCAACTCCCTGGCCGAGACCCTCACCGAGACCGAAAAGGCTTTCCAGATGAGCTTCGTGTCCATGTCCGAGGCCATCATCCTGGCCATCCGGCTGGTGAGCTTCGTGGTGGTGCTGATCATCCTGGCCGTGGCCGCCAACACAATGGCCATGTCCGCCCGCGAGCGCACAGGCGAATACGCCGTACTCAAGACCCTGGGGTTCCGCGCCCCCACCGTGGCCCTGCTCATTGCCGGGGAATCCCTGGTCTTGAGCCTGACCGGAGCCGGGCTGGGGCTCGCGCTCATCATCCCCTGCGCCAAGGCCTTCGGCACCTTCATGACCGACTTCTTCCCGGTGTTCGCCGTGTCCGACCAGACCATCCTCTACGGCCTGCTGGCGGGAGTGGCCGTGGGCGTGCTCTCCGGGGTGTATCCGGCCTGGTACGCGGCCCGGGTGCGCATCGCCGTGGCCCTTAGGAAGGTGGGCTAG
- a CDS encoding amino acid ABC transporter ATP-binding protein, protein MPMIEFKDVHKWYGDFHVLKGIEESVEQGEVLVICGPSGSGKSTLIRCVNRLEEYQRGTILFDGKDIHDKGVDVNLLRSEIGIVFQQFNLYPHLTVLKNVTLAPVKVRKTDKTEAERTALDLLERVGIHDQAHKYPAELSGGQQQRVAIARALAMRPKVMLFDEPTSALDPEMINEVLNVMKDLARDGMTMLCVTHEMGFAREVADRVIFMDGGEIIESGPPQEFFKSPKHERTRAFLKEIL, encoded by the coding sequence ATGCCCATGATCGAGTTCAAGGATGTCCACAAGTGGTACGGGGATTTCCACGTGCTCAAGGGCATTGAGGAGTCAGTCGAGCAGGGCGAGGTGCTGGTCATCTGCGGGCCGTCCGGATCGGGCAAGTCCACGCTCATCCGCTGCGTGAACCGCCTGGAGGAATACCAGCGCGGCACCATTCTTTTCGACGGCAAGGACATCCACGACAAGGGCGTGGACGTGAACCTGCTGCGCTCCGAGATCGGCATCGTCTTCCAGCAGTTCAACCTGTACCCGCACCTCACCGTGCTCAAAAACGTCACCTTGGCCCCAGTCAAGGTGCGCAAGACCGACAAGACCGAAGCCGAGCGCACCGCCCTGGACCTTCTGGAACGCGTGGGCATCCACGACCAGGCCCACAAATATCCCGCCGAACTCTCCGGCGGCCAGCAGCAGCGCGTGGCCATCGCCCGCGCCCTGGCCATGCGGCCCAAGGTCATGCTCTTCGACGAGCCGACCTCCGCCCTGGACCCCGAGATGATCAACGAAGTCCTCAACGTCATGAAGGACCTGGCCCGCGACGGCATGACCATGCTCTGCGTCACCCACGAGATGGGCTTCGCCCGCGAGGTGGCCGACCGGGTCATCTTCATGGACGGAGGCGAGATCATCGAATCCGGCCCGCCGCAGGAGTTCTTCAAGAGCCCCAAGCATGAACGCACCCGGGCGTTCCTCAAGGAAATCCTCTAG
- a CDS encoding amino acid ABC transporter permease: MAYQFDWSLVVSGQYGDWIVDGLVTTLKVSAISTVFSLALGTLVCVMRMSRVRPLVWFSLAFTEFFRNTPLLVQIFFWYFGSAAVLPESWNQWLYKQDFEFAAGVIALTVYTAAFIAEDLRSGIFAIPKTQLEASRACGLSFMQAMGYVILPQAFRIIIPPLISQFLNLIKNSSLVMTIGVMDLTYMARQIESYTFHGFESFTVATLIYLAISLVVSATIQVYNTRVLRMGR, encoded by the coding sequence TTGGCGTATCAATTCGACTGGTCTTTGGTGGTTTCGGGACAATACGGCGACTGGATCGTCGATGGTCTCGTCACCACCCTCAAGGTTTCGGCGATTTCCACCGTCTTTTCGCTCGCCTTGGGCACCCTGGTGTGCGTCATGCGCATGTCGCGCGTGAGGCCCCTGGTGTGGTTCAGCCTCGCATTCACGGAATTCTTCCGGAACACGCCGCTGCTCGTGCAAATTTTCTTCTGGTATTTCGGCTCGGCCGCCGTGCTGCCCGAGAGCTGGAACCAATGGCTCTACAAGCAGGACTTCGAATTCGCCGCCGGCGTCATCGCCCTGACCGTCTACACCGCGGCGTTCATCGCCGAGGACCTGCGCTCGGGCATCTTCGCCATCCCCAAGACGCAGCTTGAGGCCTCGCGCGCCTGCGGGCTCTCCTTCATGCAGGCCATGGGCTATGTGATCCTGCCCCAGGCATTCAGGATCATCATTCCGCCGCTCATTTCCCAGTTCTTGAACCTCATCAAGAACTCCTCGTTGGTCATGACCATCGGGGTCATGGACCTGACCTACATGGCCCGGCAGATCGAGTCGTACACGTTCCACGGATTCGAGTCGTTCACCGTGGCCACGCTCATCTACTTGGCCATATCGCTGGTGGTCTCAGCCACGATCCAGGTCTACAACACGCGCGTCCTGCGCATGGGAAGGTAA